The following proteins are co-located in the Eptesicus fuscus isolate TK198812 chromosome 9, DD_ASM_mEF_20220401, whole genome shotgun sequence genome:
- the LOC129150181 gene encoding guanylate-binding protein 1-like, whose protein sequence is MASDIQMPGPVCLIENTSTQLVVNPEALKILSAITQPVVVVAIVGLYRTGKSYLMNKLAGQKKGFSLGSTVQSHTKGIWMWCVPHPEKPNHTLVLLDTEGLGDVEKGDNQNDSWIFALAILLSSTFVYNSMGTINQQAMDQLHYVTELTDKIRAKSSPDANEVEDSADFVSFFPDFVWTLRDFSLELEVDGQSISADDYLQNSLKLKQGTSPKEEKFNLPRLCIRKFFPKKKCFIFDRPTHRKKLGQLETMHDDELDPEFVQQVADFCSYIFTNSKVKTLSGNIQVNGPRLETLVLTYVDAISSGDLPCMENAVLALAQIENSAAVQKAIAHYDQQMAQKVQLPTETLQELLDLHMASEKEAIEVFIKNSFKDVDHLFQKELAAQLEKRRDDFYKENMEASSDRCSALLKDIFHPLEEEIKQGVYSKPGGYRLLMQTMNELKKKYLQEPRKGIQSEEVLQTYLKSKESVTDAILQTDQTLTEKEKEIEVQRVKAESAEAAAKMLEEMQKKNQQMMEEKEKSYQEHVKQLTEKMEQERAQLMAEQERAMALKLKEQALLLKEGFQNESRQLQREIDNLRNNMSRKKKKCVIS, encoded by the exons ATGGCCTCAGATATCCAGATGCCAGGCCCGGTGTGCCTCATTGAGAACACTAGCACACAACTAGTGGTTAACCCAGAAGCTTTGAAGATCCTGTCTGCCATCACACAGCCTGTTGTGGTGGTGGCCATTGTGGGTCTCTACCGCACAGGCAAATCCTACCTGATGAACAAGCTGGCTGGGCAGAAAAAAG GCTTCTCTCTGGGCTCCACGGTTCAGTCTCACACGAAAGGCATCTGGATGTGGTGTGTGCCTCACCCTGAGAAGCCAAACCACACTCTAGTTCTGCTTGACACTGAAGGGCTGGGAGATGTAGAGAAG GGTGACAACCAAAATGACTCCTGGATCTTTGCCCTGGCAATACTGCTGAGCAGCACCTTTGTGTACAACAGCATGGGGACCATAAACCAGCAGGCCATGGACCAACTGCA CTATGTGACCGAGCTGACAGATAAAATAAGGGCAAAATCTTCACCTGATGCAAATGAGGTTGAAGACTCAGCTGACTTTGTGAGCTTCTTTCCAGATTTCGTGTGGACGCTGAGGGATTTTTCCCTAGAATTGGAAGTAGATGGACAATCCATCTCAGCAGATGATTACCTGCAGAATTCACTCAAACTCAAGCAAG GTACCAGTCCTAAAGAGGAAAAGTTTAACCTGCCCCGGCTCTGTATCCGAAAGTTCTTCCCAAAGAAGAAATGCTTTATCTTTGATCGGCCCACTCATCGGAAGAAGCTAGGCCAACTTGAGACAATGCATGATGATGAACTGGACCCTGAATTTGTGCAACAAGTTGCTGACTTCTGTTCCTACATCTTTACCAATTCCAAAGTCAAAACCCTTTCAGGAAACATCCAGGTCAATGGACCCC GGTTGGAGACTCTGGTGCTGACCTATGTCGATGCCATCAGCAGTGGGGACCTGCCCTGCATGGAGAACGCAGTCCTGGCCTTGGCCCAGATAGAGAACTCGGCTGCAGTGCAAAAGGCCATTGCCCACTATGACCAGCAGATGGCCCAGAAGGTGCAGCTGCCCACAGAAACCCTCCAAGAGCTCCTGGACCTGCACATGGCCAGTGAGAAAGAGGCCATTGAAGTCTTCATCAAGAATTCCTTCAAGGATGTAGACCATTTATTTCAAAAGGAATTAGcg GCCCAGCTAGAAAAAAGGCGAGATGACTTTTATAAAGAGAATATGGAAGCATCATCGGATCGCTGCTCAGCTTTACTTAAGGATATCTTCCATCCTTTAGAAGAAGAGATAAAGCAGGGGGTTTATTCTAAACCAGGAGGATATCGTCTCTTAATGCAGACTATGAACGAGCTGAAGAAAAAGTATCTTCAGGAACCCAGGAAGGGAATACAG AGTGAAGAAGTCCTTCAGACATACCTGAAGTCCAAGGAGTCTGTGACAGATGCAATTTTACAGACAGACCAGACtctcacagaaaaggaaaaggagatcgAAG TGCAACGTGTGAAAGCTGAATCTGCAGAGGCTGCAGCAAAAATGCTGGAGGAAATGCAAAAGAAGAATCAGCAGAtgatggaggagaaagaaaagagttaTCAGGAACATGTGAAACAATTGACTGAGAAGATGGAGCAGGAGAGGGCCCAATTAATGGCGGAACAAGAGAGGGCTATGGCTCTTAAACTTAAG GAACAGGCCTTGTTACTAAAGGAAGGATTCCAAAATGAGAGCAGACAACTTCAGAGAGAAATAGATAATCTCAGGAATAACATgtcaagaaaaaagaagaaatgtgtcATAAGCTAA